From Pseudomonadota bacterium, a single genomic window includes:
- a CDS encoding RlmE family RNA methyltransferase: protein MTGKLDDRRERHDPYYRRAKSERYAARSVYKLQELDKRFGLLRTGQRVLDLGCRPGSWLQYASTRVGPRGRIVGLDRQTLPIELPSHVRLIVGDVLTISPDLLRGERPCFELVLSDLAPDTSGIASSDQLRSAELFTRALDLSLILGCAQTAFVAKILMGEGFDAALAGVKRAYRRTKVVRPEATRRQSSEVYVVALERRQPAADGPAAPSRPAAEP from the coding sequence ATGACCGGAAAGCTCGACGACCGGCGCGAACGCCACGATCCCTACTACCGGCGCGCCAAGAGCGAGCGCTACGCGGCGCGCTCGGTCTACAAGCTGCAAGAACTCGATAAGCGCTTCGGGCTGCTGCGCACAGGGCAGCGGGTGCTCGACCTCGGCTGCCGCCCGGGATCCTGGCTCCAGTACGCCAGCACGCGGGTCGGCCCACGCGGTCGCATCGTCGGTCTGGACCGCCAAACGCTGCCAATCGAGCTGCCCAGCCACGTCCGCCTGATCGTCGGCGACGTGCTGACCATCAGCCCCGACCTGCTGCGCGGGGAGCGGCCCTGCTTCGAGCTCGTGCTCTCCGATCTGGCCCCAGACACGAGCGGCATCGCCTCGAGCGACCAGCTCCGCAGCGCCGAGCTCTTCACGCGCGCGCTCGACCTCTCGCTGATCCTCGGCTGCGCGCAGACCGCCTTCGTCGCCAAGATCCTGATGGGCGAGGGCTTCGACGCCGCGCTGGCGGGGGTCAAGCGCGCCTATCGGCGCACCAAGGTCGTCCGCCCCGAGGCCACGCGGCGCCAGTCGAGCGAGGTCTATGTCGTGGCGCTCGAGCGCCGGCAGCCGGCCGCCGATGGCCCCGCCGCGCCAAGCAGGCCCGCCGCCGAGCCCTAG
- the rplC gene encoding 50S ribosomal protein L3 translates to MALLGKKVGMTQAFDAAGTWQALAVVQVGPCVVLDINTPERNGYASIKIGFEEQKPQRTSRPAAGMFAKAGSAPQHVVREVRLSAEELGQFKIGQTLSVAEVFRAGDAVDVIGTSKGKGFQGVIKRHHFSGFRATHGTHEYFRHGGSIGCRLTPGRVFKGMKMPGQMGNRRVSVQNVRIQEVVADKNLLLLKGAVPGAPGGYVTIKHATKRPLMPFELRTVETAAPPAASAAGAEGASA, encoded by the coding sequence ATGGCCTTGCTCGGCAAGAAGGTCGGGATGACCCAGGCCTTCGACGCCGCTGGCACCTGGCAGGCGTTGGCGGTGGTCCAGGTCGGCCCCTGCGTGGTCCTCGACATCAACACGCCCGAGCGCAACGGCTATGCCTCGATCAAGATCGGCTTCGAGGAGCAGAAGCCGCAGCGCACCTCGCGGCCCGCAGCCGGCATGTTCGCCAAGGCCGGGAGCGCCCCGCAGCACGTCGTGCGCGAAGTGCGCCTCTCGGCGGAGGAGCTGGGCCAGTTCAAGATCGGCCAGACCCTGTCGGTGGCCGAGGTCTTCCGCGCTGGCGACGCCGTCGACGTGATCGGCACCTCCAAGGGCAAGGGCTTCCAGGGGGTCATCAAGCGCCATCACTTCTCCGGCTTTCGCGCCACGCACGGCACGCACGAGTACTTCCGCCACGGCGGATCGATCGGCTGCCGCCTGACCCCCGGCCGCGTGTTCAAGGGCATGAAGATGCCCGGCCAGATGGGTAACCGCCGCGTCAGCGTCCAGAACGTGCGGATCCAAGAGGTGGTGGCCGATAAAAATCTCCTGCTGCTCAAGGGCGCCGTCCCGGGAGCCCCCGGGGGCTACGTCACGATCAAGCACGCGACCAAGCGCCCGCTGATGCCCTTCGAGCTGCGGACGGTCGAGACGGCGGCGCCGCCGGCAGCCAGCGCTGCAGGCGCCGAGGGCGCGAGCGCCTGA
- a CDS encoding threonylcarbamoyl-AMP synthase: protein MGRAQTLVLDERHPNPRKIRQAAELLGRGGVIAYPTDTVYGIGCDLHDRKAIDRVYLVKRLDRGHRLSFICQDLSTVATYAHVSDFAHRWLRRLLPGPYTVVLPASREVPKVLRERRPEVGIRVPDNATCIELTRALGRPVISTSATDPESGEIMIDPEIVLKRLGHQLDLVLDGGLLTNEPSTIVSLIHDEVEVLRVGKGPTELLTGG from the coding sequence ATGGGTCGCGCGCAGACATTGGTGCTCGACGAGCGCCACCCCAATCCTCGCAAGATTCGGCAGGCGGCCGAGCTGCTGGGGCGTGGCGGCGTCATCGCCTACCCGACCGACACCGTCTACGGCATCGGCTGCGACCTGCACGATCGCAAGGCCATCGACCGCGTCTACCTGGTCAAGCGGCTGGACCGCGGCCATCGCCTGAGCTTCATCTGTCAGGATCTCTCCACCGTCGCGACCTACGCCCATGTCAGCGACTTCGCCCACCGCTGGCTGCGGCGGCTCTTGCCGGGTCCCTACACCGTGGTGTTGCCGGCGAGCCGCGAGGTACCGAAGGTGCTGCGCGAGCGGCGGCCCGAGGTCGGCATTCGCGTGCCCGATAACGCGACCTGCATCGAGTTGACGCGGGCGTTGGGGCGCCCCGTGATCTCCACCAGCGCGACCGACCCAGAGAGCGGGGAGATTATGATCGACCCGGAGATCGTGCTGAAGCGCCTCGGACATCAGCTCGATTTGGTCTTGGACGGCGGGCTGCTGACCAACGAACCGTCGACGATCGTCAGCCTGATCCACGATGAGGTCGAGGTCTTGCGGGTGGGCAAGGGTCCGACCGAGCTGCTGACCGGGGGCTAG